Proteins encoded within one genomic window of Ctenopharyngodon idella isolate HZGC_01 chromosome 6, HZGC01, whole genome shotgun sequence:
- the tnni1b gene encoding troponin I type 1b (skeletal, slow), producing the protein MLKSLMVAKAKDDLEQELVDKEAEKERYLAEKAPQIQTSGMSFAELQELCRELHAKIDVVDEERYDIEAKVLHNTREIKDLNIKVLDLRGKFKRPPLRRVRVSADAILRSLLGSKHKVSMDLRANLKSVKKEDTEKEKTVEVSDWRKNVEAMSGMEGRKKMFDAAQ; encoded by the exons ATGCTAAAG AGTCTTATGGTAGCTAAAGCAAAGGATGACTTAGAGCAAGAGCTGGTCGATAAAGAGGCAGAGAAGGAGAGATATCTGGCTGAGAAAGCTCCTCAGATACAGACCAGTGGGATGTCTTTCGCTGAGCTTCAG GAGCTGTGTCGGGAACTACACGCTAAAATTGATGTGGTTGACGAGGAGCGCTATGACATCGAGGCTAAAGTGCTTCACAACACAAGAGAA ATCAAAGATCTGAACATCAAAGTCCTGGACCTGAGGGGCAAATTTAAGCGACCCCCCTTGAGAAGAGTCCGAGTCTCAGCTGACGCCATCCTGCGCTCTCTGCTGGGCTCCAAACACAAGGTGTCCATGGATCTGAGAGCAAACCTCAAATCCGTCAAGAAGGAAGACACAGAGAAG GAAAAGACAGTGGAGGTCAGTGACTGGAGGAAAAATGTGGAGGCCATGTCTGgaatggaaggaaggaagaaaatgTTTGATGCAGCGCAGTAA